Proteins encoded within one genomic window of Helicobacter sp. 'house sparrow 1':
- the selB gene encoding selenocysteine-specific translation elongation factor — translation MDNDIIVGLGGHIDHGKTSLIKCLNGFDGDESIEEKERGITLDISFSDLKTQKRQIAFIDVPGHHKLIKNMIAGAFGIDVMLLVVAFDDGIMPQTIEHLEIANFLGIKQAVCVISKIDLCEDETRLLELKDSVVKLFEKFNQIHLKEVVFFSIFDLKTHKNLLNILDNIPKFSNKSAGFFRYYIDRSFSLKGIGSVVSGSIISGSISCDKKVYVCELDKELTIKSLQTHNKNVLEAFTSHRVAINLSGISSSELQRGFLLTQKGYMRGFDQIDVILFPLDKKDLHNKTFQLFIGAKRSLVKVIVLEQAKDGVFATLKSDTKIFSIFKERFILRDEERNIAGGMVLNPIIDPMKKNQKIKLLEALFLDDLFSAFQLISSAHKRGFGLISSSQRFCLNHQEILEIAQNISSGYLDDKNLVLYHQESLDILEREILKIFDKNPLALLSAKALSLKIAWASPNVLSFVLEKLYQGGLITKNQNLYLSIKNKLDDLNHYVRDRIYQILLDGKFSPQAPYNIYDLLDIDRKIGDDALKELCASQKVVRLAHNLFVPTQTLQTLIQEMRLLLEKNGYLNLEILREAWGISRKYLIAYLDYLDSFADIINESGRRVLRYSH, via the coding sequence ATGGATAATGATATCATCGTTGGTTTAGGGGGACATATTGATCATGGAAAAACCTCATTGATCAAATGCCTTAATGGCTTTGATGGTGATGAGAGTATTGAGGAGAAAGAGAGGGGAATTACTCTTGATATTAGTTTTTCAGACCTAAAAACACAAAAAAGACAAATTGCCTTTATTGATGTTCCAGGGCATCATAAACTCATAAAAAATATGATAGCTGGTGCCTTTGGAATAGATGTAATGCTACTTGTAGTTGCATTTGATGATGGGATTATGCCTCAAACAATTGAGCATCTTGAGATTGCAAATTTTTTAGGCATTAAACAAGCAGTTTGTGTGATTAGTAAAATTGATTTATGCGAAGATGAAACAAGGCTTTTAGAGCTCAAGGATTCTGTAGTTAAGCTCTTTGAAAAATTCAATCAAATTCATCTTAAAGAGGTTGTGTTTTTTAGTATTTTTGATTTAAAAACACATAAAAATCTTTTAAATATACTAGATAATATTCCAAAGTTTTCAAATAAGAGTGCAGGTTTTTTTAGATATTACATTGATAGAAGCTTTTCTTTAAAGGGTATTGGTAGTGTTGTTAGCGGGAGTATCATAAGCGGGAGTATTAGTTGTGATAAGAAAGTATATGTTTGTGAGCTAGATAAAGAATTAACCATAAAATCACTACAGACTCATAACAAAAATGTTCTAGAAGCCTTTACTTCACATCGTGTAGCCATTAATCTTAGCGGAATCTCAAGCAGTGAGTTGCAAAGAGGATTTTTACTGACTCAAAAAGGATATATGAGGGGTTTTGATCAAATTGATGTGATTTTATTTCCTTTGGATAAAAAAGATTTGCACAATAAAACTTTTCAATTATTTATTGGAGCAAAGAGAAGTCTGGTTAAGGTAATAGTTTTGGAGCAAGCTAAAGATGGGGTTTTTGCAACCTTAAAAAGTGATACTAAGATTTTTTCTATTTTTAAAGAGCGCTTTATCTTAAGAGATGAAGAGAGAAATATTGCAGGGGGTATGGTTTTAAATCCAATTATAGATCCAATGAAGAAAAACCAAAAAATAAAGCTTTTAGAAGCTCTGTTTTTGGATGATTTATTTAGTGCATTTCAATTGATTTCTTCAGCTCATAAGCGCGGGTTTGGTCTCATATCATCTTCACAAAGATTTTGTTTAAATCATCAAGAGATTTTGGAAATTGCACAAAACATATCATCAGGATATTTGGATGATAAAAACCTTGTTTTATATCATCAAGAGAGTTTAGATATTTTAGAAAGAGAAATATTAAAAATTTTTGATAAAAATCCCTTAGCATTGCTCTCTGCAAAAGCATTGTCTTTGAAAATAGCTTGGGCAAGTCCTAATGTTTTATCTTTTGTTCTTGAAAAACTATATCAGGGTGGGTTGATTACAAAAAACCAAAATTTGTATCTAAGTATCAAGAATAAGTTAGATGATCTCAATCATTATGTTAGGGATAGAATCTATCAAATTCTCCTTGATGGTAAGTTTAGTCCTCAAGCCCCATATAATATTTATGATCTCTTAGATATTGATAGAAAGATTGGAGATGATGCTTTAAAAGAACTTTGTGCTTCACAAAAGGTTGTTCGGCTAGCACATAATTTATTTGTCCCCACACAAACACTACAAACCCTCATTCAAGAGATGCGTTTGTTATTAGAGAAAAATGGATATTTAAATCTTGAAATTTTAAGGGAGGCTTGGGGGATTAGTAGAAAATATCTTATTGCTTATCTTGATTATTTAGATAGTTTTGCTGATATTATTAATGAATCTGGTAGGAGAGTATTGCGCTATTCCCACTAG
- a CDS encoding radical SAM/SPASM domain-containing protein: MYFKKIYIELSDICGLKCSFCPSQKGIRGEMSKELFIKIVDQIRGKCKYVCLHILGDPCRIKNLQEYLEILKNANLSVDLVTSGFYLKSKDFLIQPPIHQIAFSLDAGFDKNNKKHPDYLQKILDFCAFKMSYPSKVFINLRIQDTTLNLLPLQDIFKFFNKEIPRNLKAFERIKLEEYIFLNITKTFEWPSVKKEALQDYKVCHALKDQVGILSNGIVVPCCMDTQGDIALGSLWDDSLEEVLSTDRARKIKEGFRNHRAIEDLCKKCLFPTTRTLLN; the protein is encoded by the coding sequence ATGTATTTTAAAAAGATTTATATTGAACTCAGTGATATTTGTGGTCTTAAGTGCAGTTTCTGTCCTAGCCAAAAGGGTATACGGGGAGAAATGTCAAAAGAGCTTTTTATAAAAATAGTAGATCAAATACGGGGAAAATGTAAGTATGTTTGCTTGCACATTTTGGGAGATCCTTGCAGAATCAAGAATTTGCAAGAGTATTTAGAAATCCTAAAGAATGCAAATTTGTCTGTGGATTTAGTTACAAGTGGCTTTTATTTAAAATCCAAAGATTTTTTAATCCAACCTCCTATACATCAAATCGCTTTTTCTCTGGATGCAGGGTTTGATAAAAATAATAAAAAACATCCTGATTATCTACAAAAAATTTTGGATTTTTGTGCATTTAAAATGAGCTATCCTAGTAAGGTTTTTATCAACCTAAGAATCCAAGATACTACATTAAATCTGTTGCCACTTCAAGATATTTTTAAATTTTTTAATAAGGAGATTCCAAGGAATTTAAAAGCATTTGAGAGAATAAAGTTAGAAGAATATATTTTTTTAAATATTACCAAGACTTTTGAATGGCCTAGTGTGAAAAAAGAAGCCTTACAAGATTATAAAGTCTGCCATGCACTAAAAGATCAGGTGGGCATCCTCTCAAATGGAATAGTGGTTCCTTGTTGTATGGATACCCAAGGAGATATTGCCCTAGGGAGCTTATGGGATGATAGTTTGGAAGAAGTTTTAAGCACTGATAGGGCAAGAAAAATAAAAGAAGGATTTAGAAATCATAGGGCTATTGAGGATTTATGCAAGAAATGTTTGTTTCCTACTACAAGAACTTTGTTAAATTAA
- a CDS encoding chemotaxis protein has translation MSNLSQVDQVTSLHKNNELQLFCFRLEKDKDLYAVNVFKIREVIKYSGALSVVSYEENSLVDGLITIRDMTLPLVDMRKWFHYDSNNPTRSLAPYKVTRPQTKDDVVMICEFSRWTIGVRIYEADRILSKKWTEMEQNIGVTGGSQNNKIVSHTRYFDGRLVQVVDIERMLIDVFPWIESEKKSELLRLKKIESQKIILLADDSLSVLKTMRLILDKLGLKHFDFINGQKLLDYLFANQTNIADIGLIITDLEMPEVSGFEVIKQTKNNPQTAHIPIIVNSSMSGSSNEEMALSLKADYFVSKSNPVELEAIIRKLLVGS, from the coding sequence ATGTCTAATCTGTCACAAGTTGATCAAGTTACAAGCTTGCACAAAAATAACGAGTTGCAGTTATTTTGTTTTCGATTAGAAAAAGATAAAGATTTATATGCAGTAAATGTTTTTAAAATTAGAGAAGTTATTAAATATAGTGGTGCATTGAGTGTTGTAAGCTATGAGGAAAATTCACTTGTTGATGGGTTAATCACTATTAGGGATATGACTTTGCCCTTAGTGGATATGCGAAAGTGGTTTCATTATGATTCCAATAATCCAACAAGAAGTCTTGCGCCCTATAAAGTGACACGCCCTCAAACAAAAGATGATGTGGTGATGATTTGTGAGTTTTCAAGATGGACCATAGGCGTTCGCATTTATGAGGCTGATAGAATCTTGTCAAAGAAATGGACGGAGATGGAACAAAATATTGGCGTTACAGGGGGAAGTCAAAATAATAAAATAGTGAGTCATACAAGATATTTTGATGGAAGATTAGTGCAGGTAGTAGATATTGAAAGAATGCTTATAGATGTCTTCCCTTGGATTGAAAGCGAAAAGAAATCAGAGTTGCTTAGATTGAAAAAAATTGAGAGCCAAAAGATAATTTTATTGGCAGATGATAGTTTGAGTGTGCTAAAGACAATGCGATTGATTTTAGATAAGCTGGGGTTAAAACATTTTGATTTTATTAATGGGCAAAAGTTATTAGATTATCTCTTTGCAAATCAAACAAACATTGCAGATATTGGCCTTATTATTACAGACTTAGAAATGCCTGAAGTGAGTGGGTTTGAGGTTATTAAACAAACTAAAAATAATCCTCAAACTGCTCATATACCAATTATTGTAAATTCTTCAATGAGCGGAAGTAGTAATGAGGAGATGGCACTTTCTTTGAAAGCTGATTATTTTGTCTCAAAGTCAAATCCTGTAGAATTAGAGGCAATTATTAGAAAATTATTGGTAGGTTCTTGA
- the nspC gene encoding carboxynorspermidine decarboxylase — MDYFSIPSPCYVLEKALLEKNLKILDSVQKDSGAKILLALKGFAFWHSFDLASQYLSGTTASGIYEARLGFEEFGGREINKEICVFSPAYKEDEINALLPIATHIIFNSFYQWQKFKPKIDQKNKQFIELGLKPIEVGLRVNPLYSEVEPPIYNPCVAGSRLGINPSEFNKGFREFGLDGIDGLHFHTHCEQNSDALKRTLEHFISHFGDFIPKMKWINFGGGHHITREDYNLGLLNGIIRDFKSHFNHIDVFLEPGEAVGWQCGFLIGEVVDIIYNEMQIAILDVSASAHMPDCLEMPYRPKVRKVCQDTHQVEFDLGERVGVYQYRLGGPTCLAGDVIGDYSFKTPLKIGDRIIFEDMIHYTIVKNTTFNGIPLPSLGIIDDEKFEIVKTFDYLDYKNRNG; from the coding sequence ATGGATTATTTTTCAATACCTTCTCCATGCTATGTTCTTGAAAAGGCATTGTTGGAGAAGAATCTAAAAATTTTGGATTCTGTACAAAAGGATAGTGGAGCAAAAATTTTATTAGCTCTTAAAGGTTTTGCTTTCTGGCATAGCTTTGATTTAGCAAGCCAGTATTTGAGTGGAACCACTGCAAGTGGAATCTATGAGGCAAGGCTTGGATTTGAAGAGTTTGGCGGTAGAGAGATTAATAAAGAAATTTGTGTTTTTTCCCCCGCTTATAAAGAGGATGAAATAAATGCTTTATTGCCTATTGCAACGCATATTATCTTCAACTCATTCTATCAATGGCAGAAGTTTAAGCCAAAAATTGATCAAAAGAATAAGCAATTTATAGAGCTTGGATTAAAGCCCATTGAGGTAGGATTGAGAGTAAATCCTTTGTATAGTGAGGTGGAACCTCCTATTTATAACCCCTGTGTTGCAGGGAGTCGTTTAGGGATTAATCCTAGTGAGTTTAATAAGGGGTTTAGAGAATTTGGATTAGATGGGATTGATGGTTTGCATTTTCACACACATTGTGAGCAAAACTCTGATGCATTGAAAAGAACACTTGAACATTTTATTTCTCATTTTGGGGATTTTATTCCTAAAATGAAATGGATAAACTTTGGTGGAGGCCATCATATTACGCGAGAGGATTATAATCTTGGTTTATTAAATGGAATCATTAGAGATTTTAAATCCCATTTCAACCATATTGATGTGTTCTTGGAGCCAGGAGAGGCTGTGGGTTGGCAGTGTGGTTTTTTAATTGGTGAGGTGGTGGATATTATTTATAATGAAATGCAAATTGCTATATTGGATGTTTCTGCAAGCGCGCATATGCCAGATTGCTTGGAAATGCCCTATAGACCAAAGGTGAGGAAGGTTTGTCAGGATACTCATCAAGTAGAGTTTGATTTAGGTGAGAGGGTTGGAGTTTATCAGTATCGATTGGGAGGGCCAACTTGCTTAGCAGGAGATGTGATTGGTGATTATAGTTTTAAGACCCCTTTAAAAATAGGAGATCGTATTATATTTGAAGATATGATTCACTACACTATTGTAAAAAATACAACCTTTAATGGGATACCTCTTCCATCTTTAGGAATTATTGATGATGAAAAATTTGAAATAGTTAAAACTTTTGATTATTTAGATTATAAAAATCGCAATGGATAA
- a CDS encoding pyridoxal-phosphate-dependent aminotransferase family protein: MKKNLLMMPGPTPVPNFLLKEIAKDPIPHRSTEFITLLKEVYENLKYVFQTQNDIFIYASSGTGAMCAALENILNPNDRILCLVMGSFSQRWVDIAKMRGAQVDIISCPLGKNINPTLLQEHLNKNAPYKVITLTHNETSTGAANNLQVLCPIIKESGALCVVDGISSICAMPCKMDELGIDILISGSQKGFMLPAGLSFLALSQKAFQMHQECIHPSFYFNFSLYKDALKTHSTPFTPSINLIFGLYYALQFIKQKKLETLHMEHKQRTLALRRSFRALGLDLVVPDDADAGYALTAIFPPKNIQANTLREILKNQYKILVADGQNELKNKIIRIGTLGYINNKNLIFFTQALENTLYQLGYKFKPNIGTKTLIKALGLEK, from the coding sequence ATGAAAAAAAATCTTTTAATGATGCCTGGACCAACGCCAGTTCCCAACTTCTTATTAAAAGAAATTGCAAAAGATCCAATACCACACCGGAGCACAGAATTTATCACTCTATTAAAAGAAGTATATGAGAATCTCAAATATGTTTTTCAAACCCAAAATGATATTTTTATCTATGCATCTAGTGGAACTGGTGCAATGTGTGCTGCATTAGAAAATATCTTAAATCCAAATGACAGAATCTTGTGTCTTGTAATGGGTAGCTTTAGTCAAAGATGGGTTGATATTGCAAAAATGAGAGGCGCACAAGTGGATATCATTTCTTGCCCATTAGGAAAGAATATTAATCCCACGCTCTTACAAGAGCATTTAAACAAAAATGCACCCTATAAAGTAATCACGCTTACACACAATGAAACATCAACAGGAGCCGCAAATAATCTACAAGTTCTTTGTCCTATTATCAAAGAATCTGGTGCTTTATGTGTGGTGGATGGGATCTCAAGTATCTGTGCAATGCCTTGTAAAATGGATGAGTTGGGGATTGATATTCTTATATCTGGCTCTCAAAAAGGCTTTATGTTACCTGCAGGATTATCTTTTCTTGCTCTTAGTCAAAAAGCCTTTCAAATGCATCAAGAGTGCATCCATCCGAGTTTTTACTTTAATTTTTCACTCTATAAAGATGCTCTAAAAACGCACTCCACTCCTTTTACTCCATCCATTAATCTTATTTTTGGGCTTTATTATGCCTTGCAGTTTATCAAACAAAAAAAGCTTGAAACACTTCATATGGAGCATAAGCAACGCACTTTAGCACTTAGGAGAAGTTTTAGAGCTTTGGGGCTAGATCTTGTCGTTCCAGATGATGCAGATGCAGGCTATGCACTTACTGCGATATTTCCTCCTAAAAACATTCAGGCAAACACTCTAAGAGAAATATTAAAAAACCAATATAAAATCCTTGTAGCTGATGGACAAAACGAACTAAAAAATAAAATTATCCGCATTGGAACCTTGGGGTATATTAATAACAAGAATCTAATCTTTTTTACTCAAGCACTAGAAAACACATTGTATCAATTAGGCTATAAGTTTAAACCAAACATAGGGACAAAAACCCTAATAAAAGCTTTGGGTCTAGAAAAATAA